Part of the Acetomicrobium thermoterrenum DSM 13490 genome is shown below.
ACCTGAAGTAGAGCCAGGAATTCCATTAATGCGTGCGGAATAGGTAATGCCGATATGTAACCACCGCGGTTATCATTGGAAAATAAGTAGGCTGTTGTTGGAAGAGAGTTCTCATAAATGTGACGTAGTTGATCAGGCATTTCTTTTAATAAACTATATAAAACGTAAAGCACAGTTCCTTCGTTTCCTGCAGTATTCCAGTTACTAAAAAAATCTAAAGTTTTATTTGCTGCAATAGCACTGTTAAAATGCTCCCAACCGTATTTCTCGGAAATCCTTTTTGAGATGGCGAGATCTTGAGCATGGAGAAACCACAAGCGATTTCGCACTCCTGTTCGCATTACCGATAACGGGAAAAAGCGCGTAGCTAATGCACACAATCCACAGATGCGAACACCAGGTGAAAAAGCAGGATAATAGTTAACAATGCCTTCTAGTAATGGCATCTTATCTTTGCGCCTGATAAAGAACGACGACTTGGGTCGCTTTTCGCCACATATATTACAAATATCATAACCATTACTATTATTATGATTTTTTAAGCACTGCTGAGCACGATCCAGTTCTTTTTTTAATTCATCAGAGAATTTTTCACGAACTGCTTTTGCCTTTTCCTCATATGTATTCCCTTTTTTCCAATTAGCTGGGTTAACGAGTTCACTATTTGGGAAAATTTGAGATAATGCTTTCCTTACGAACGCTCCTTCGACGCCTATGCCCAAAGCTTGATCACTGAGCAAAATTTGCTTAAGCTTCTTTACGGCCGTTTCCAAAGAATCGGCTGTTATATCATCCAGACTATTTACCTGTACGGCAGCAGCCAAGGCTGCTAATCCTGCATCCACAAAAGGATGTCCTGTCCAATGAAGATTAACCATTCGAGGCATCACCCCACTATTCTTCTGATATCAAACTGTCTTAATCATCCCAAACCCCTGGCTGTTCTTTGCCCCTAAACCGGCATCATAGGCGAGATAGAAAAATTCTTCCGGCAGGTCCAATTCGTAAATACCTGTCCAACCCTTGATTACGGTGTCGCGATATTTCATTATCCTAAGGTCCTGTTTGCCAACCTTAACTGGTTTTATCCTTGATCCTGCTAAATACGCTGGATCACTGGATCCCATGCCTAACGCCTGACTTTTCCTCCATAAGTTTGTGAAAATTTGAATTTCCCAATCTCGTTCTGTAGGACTGTAGTAATAGGTCTTCTTTCGTCCATCTCCTGCGGTCAATGTACTGTAAACGGTAATTGGAGAAAGGGTTTTGACATGTAATGGTCGGGCAAATTTTGGTTTTTCTTCGACATCTATTCGAAGTAACTCGCACTGTTGTGACCCTAATTGTATTTTGCCTTTTATTAAGAGGTGTTTTACGAAGGATTCGAGCACATCTTCGTGAATGGAACTTATATGTAATTTTAGTGGGCCGGTGAATTCGATAGTTTCGCTATTAATAAAGTATCTTCCATATATACGACTATAGGTAAAGAAACGAAACTGTCTTTTTCCGAAAGCAACTCCTTTATTATGCAAACTATCTGAGATTAGATTGTCCAAGTTGGCATATATAAATCCCTGAATCAAACTGTTATAGTGAATAGGAAGAATCAACCTATCCACAAGCGGCGAAAATTCGATCGTTATCCTCATGAATTATTTGATTCACCCCCCGCTACTGAAAAGTCATCATATATATTGATCATAAACTCATAGGTTTACCTTTGCCGTGCTTGCCCATAAAGTTTATGTTATTTGCAAATATCCTTTGTTTCGATCGAACATAAATTACTCTATTATCAAGTAAACAGTAATTTTAAAGTCAAAAGAATTAAATGTAGACTAATGATATTTGAGGTATTATAGGGCAGTAAATATTAATTTTTCCTTCCCAAAACCAACTTATCGCCGGATTTTACCTTAAACAAAAACCTTAATCTCATATAAAAATCACTTCCTGTACACTTACTTTAAAACATTAATCGACACATCGACCTCCATATTTTGTAATATCATTAATTATTGGTTCGAACCAGCCGCAGACATCAACAATTTACTATAGTATACTAAATTGTTATCTCACGGTCAAGCAAAAAGTAAACATTTAGCTGTAAAAATATTTTTGAGGTTGTATTGCTTCCATCTGGTGACATGTAATTTAGCAATTCAAATAATCCGCCTACTTTGGCGCTGTTATTGACGCCACTGAGATTGAATTCCGCCACAAACTCGGCAATGATCTCTTCCTCGGCTAATACCGGCACCGCAATAGAGACATCTTTGCTCTTCTCCGGAAGGTTGAGGAATTTCACCTACTACCCGTCTATATATCTCATAGTAATACAGATGCTCTTTGCTCCTGAATTTAATCTTGTAATCTTTTTCTTTTGTCCCGAATTCTACGTCAGTTATCTTAGATTCTAATATGTCGCGAAGCAAAGTCATTCCGGAACCTTGTTCAAGAGGTGATTTTTGTCTCCAAACGATATCGTGGGGCAGAAAATCCTCGAAGCTTTTTCGAAGTATCCATTTGTTATATATTTTACCGTCAATTTTCTTTATTTTATCATCGCAATCGATCTTAAGAGCATAGCCGATAAACTCTTTATCAAGGAATGGTTGCTTAATTTCTAAATCCATGACTTCGCCCAATTTATTAGATGAAAAGGAGAGGTTATGCGCTATTTTCGGTATATATTCGTTTAAATTGAGATCTGCCATATATGAATATCCTCCAAACAGCTCATCGCCTCCATCCCCTGTCATAACACTTACGCACCCCTTTTCTTTTGCCAGTTTCAAGCCGAAATAGACGACGATATCGTTAGGTATGGCAGGGTCAAAGGTTTTAAGGATTTTTATGACGATAGGTATTGCTTCTATGGCTTCTTCAGTAGACACCCTCAGGCAAAAATGTTTCATACCTAAAATTTCAGTTACCCTTTTAGCATATTCAATATCTTTACCCTTGGACTCAAAATCTATCGTAAAGGCAATCGCTGAAGGTACAAGGCATGCTAATGCCGTAGAATCTATGCCGCCCGAAAGCAGCAAACCGTCGCCTAAATTGGTTTCGACGACCTTTTTAAGAGTCCTTACAAATTCATTCATTTGCCGCTATCTCTTTCTTTTTTGTAATTAATTCCACCATATCGTAAAATATATAGCCACCTTTATGTATAATTTGACCTTTAGTAATTTCTATTTTCTTTTTGAACAAAGGCCCATCGATGACGAAGGTATGGTATTCTCCGTTTTCGCCATTAATGTCTATGGCTATTTCCTTGACATATTCCACGAACGAAGGGTCAACAGGACACCCCAGATATTTCTCGTTAATCAATTCTGCCTTTGCAGCCACCACAATGGCCTTAAATCCGGAAGATATCAGTTCCTCCAACAGGCTCGATCTATCTTTTTGCCATAGAGGAAACATGGGTTCGATGCCAATATCGGCACATACTCTCTCTATCCATGCTCGGTGCTCCTCGAGATCTATGTCGCCAAAAATGCCGGCTTCAATTCCTTCTTTCTTCAACCTCCCTGCCACATCTTTAAAGTTTCTCTCATAGGTATTCCAGGTTGTGGTTTGTTGAATCAACGGCAATCCTATACAGTCGGACTGCAGTCGCAGGGCTTTACCGGAAAGTCCGTGTGTCATAGATCTTCCTGCATCTTCCGTAGCCATGTTTAAAAGAACGATGGGTTCTGTATCCCTCGCCATATGCATGGCCAGACAACAATCCTTTCCTCCGCTCCAGGACACAAAGGCTTTGGCTTTTTTGGATAACTTCACTCTTTCACCTCCGTTTATTTAACGTAAAAATGATACTACAAAAACGCATATGAGCTTGAATTTATTTATCCCCTGAGAA
Proteins encoded:
- the cas8a1 gene encoding type I-B CRISPR-associated protein Cas8b1/Cst1 is translated as MVNLHWTGHPFVDAGLAALAAAVQVNSLDDITADSLETAVKKLKQILLSDQALGIGVEGAFVRKALSQIFPNSELVNPANWKKGNTYEEKAKAVREKFSDELKKELDRAQQCLKNHNNSNGYDICNICGEKRPKSSFFIRRKDKMPLLEGIVNYYPAFSPGVRICGLCALATRFFPLSVMRTGVRNRLWFLHAQDLAISKRISEKYGWEHFNSAIAANKTLDFFSNWNTAGNEGTVLYVLYSLLKEMPDQLRHIYENSLPTTAYLFSNDNRGGYISALPIPHALMEFLALLQVKSHKEFNRFWKDLLEVSGIQGNDVKARIRYVESISKLLLNGESIIKACLDHEKPKLRGGWVGHRLYLKEVRELPESKLNVLECLGISIAKSDEFKKYVMELRTARDNELYGILLRYVKNGWLKHDEFYTLLAPNDYSIIKEIRDLLLAIIYDYHNCKEEGREFALSITTINITPDETLYHLQKIGKKLIVNLNNLKRWTGKLQIAKTGSAIRGIYLNCVRSGAMTFDDFVFLAPLGDRRQLWLLRDYLLAFLFEKVRELTEEEEEYSEYNENGIIFQNIGDEEV
- the cas6 gene encoding CRISPR-associated endoribonuclease Cas6; the encoded protein is MRITIEFSPLVDRLILPIHYNSLIQGFIYANLDNLISDSLHNKGVAFGKRQFRFFTYSRIYGRYFINSETIEFTGPLKLHISSIHEDVLESFVKHLLIKGKIQLGSQQCELLRIDVEEKPKFARPLHVKTLSPITVYSTLTAGDGRKKTYYYSPTERDWEIQIFTNLWRKSQALGMGSSDPAYLAGSRIKPVKVGKQDLRIMKYRDTVIKGWTGIYELDLPEEFFYLAYDAGLGAKNSQGFGMIKTV
- a CDS encoding asparagine synthase C-terminal domain-containing protein translates to MNEFVRTLKKVVETNLGDGLLLSGGIDSTALACLVPSAIAFTIDFESKGKDIEYAKRVTEILGMKHFCLRVSTEEAIEAIPIVIKILKTFDPAIPNDIVVYFGLKLAKEKGCVSVMTGDGGDELFGGYSYMADLNLNEYIPKIAHNLSFSSNKLGEVMDLEIKQPFLDKEFIGYALKIDCDDKIKKIDGKIYNKWILRKSFEDFLPHDIVWRQKSPLEQGSGMTLLRDILESKITDVEFGTKEKDYKIKFRSKEHLYYYEIYRRVVGEIPQPSGEEQRCLYCGAGISRGRDHCRVCGGIQSQWRQ
- a CDS encoding Dph6-related ATP pyrophosphatase; the protein is MKLSKKAKAFVSWSGGKDCCLAMHMARDTEPIVLLNMATEDAGRSMTHGLSGKALRLQSDCIGLPLIQQTTTWNTYERNFKDVAGRLKKEGIEAGIFGDIDLEEHRAWIERVCADIGIEPMFPLWQKDRSSLLEELISSGFKAIVVAAKAELINEKYLGCPVDPSFVEYVKEIAIDINGENGEYHTFVIDGPLFKKKIEITKGQIIHKGGYIFYDMVELITKKKEIAANE